The Enterobacter asburiae sequence TACTGTGAATCAATGGAGATCCTGAACTCTCAACCTCTCGATCTCATCAAAGAACACGCTCGTAATGCTGTATCAACGGCACTTGTCACCGCAATACCGATGATCAGCCCTGCAACGCAATACTGTGTATCCACCTATTCCATCGAAAAGCAAATGTGGATCGTATCTTCTCTGGCAGTGAATGGTTCTAAACCTGCTAACAAACTTCATTAAGGATGATTCTATGGCTACTGGTCATTTTCTGAGGATTGGCGACAAGACAACGTGCGGCGGTAGTATTCTTTCAGGTTCCCCAAATCACAGCTTTGGAGGGATTGCAACCGCGAGAAATGGCGATTCTGTCTCTTGTGGTAAAGATGGCAAGGTATACCATATCGCAGGTGGTATCCCCACTTACTCGATTCATGGAGTTGCCGCAGCAGGTACTTTGCATAGCCGTAGTACATGCCCCTGTAACGCAAGTTTCATTTCGTCATTCCCAAATGCTTCCTATTGGGTCGAGGAAAAGAAAGCAGTTAAGGCTATCCCTGTAGTTACTGCTGCCCCTTTAGCTGTTCCTGTACCAACAAAAGCGGAAGAACCCGTACAGCACGCCCAGACAGCTAAAAAACCACATAAGGAAGAAACTAAACGTGAACCAGTAGATGCTGGCTTTTGTGTACTTCCTTACGGTGCTGAAACTGGAGCCTATGAAAGCTATCTGTTCGAAAGTGAACCGCCAGCAGGAACACGCGAACTTTACCGTTCACTTAATGGAGAAGGTAAGGAATACAAAGCTGGTTCTATCCTACTTGTTGTTGATCCAGAAAAACAGGACAGTGATCAGATCGCACATATGCAGGTCGCTAAACAACGTATTGATACAGCATTAGAACCGCTTACGCATAAAGAGGCTAACTTCTTACACGATCACTATGCAACAATAGCTAACTTTAGCAACATCGCCGATAAAGGAATAGGGCTTGCTGCTGAACCTGTTGGGAAGTATTTCGAAAATATAGAGAAAATCCTGAAAGAAATTCAGGAAACGTACAAGAATACATACATGACAAGAGGGGCTTTGATTGGTGAACAGTTCTATGTAAGACGTGCTCAACTATTCAAGGAACTTGATCATGTACTTAAAGTCGGCTTCCTTAATAAAGGTATGAAACTTGGTGAGTACAACAACTTAAAAAGTGCTCTTGGTTTATCAACTAAATCGATAACTCATAAATGGAATGAAACGGGAATAAGTGATATTGATGGCTACGCTACACATATAGAGCGAGCGGCAAAATATGTAGCAGCTATGCGATATGTTGGTTATGTCGGGATCGGCTTTAGTGCTTTGCATTCTATCAATGAAATAAATGAGGCTTGTTCTGTTGGTCGTGAAAGCGAATGTACTAAAAAGAAATACACGGAAATAGGTAGCTTTGTAGGGGGGCTTGCTGGTAGTTATGCTGGCGGTGCTACTGGTGTTGGCCTCTGCTCTGTCATTTTGGGGGCTTTAATAATAGAAGTTGCCGGAGCAGGTGCATTAGCTTGTGGTGTAATTCTTGGTACTGGTGGGGGGTATGTAGGCGGAGAGTATCTCTCAGACAAAGGCGAAGAATATGGTGAAATAATTTATAACACAGTAGGAAAATGATGAAAATTGTATCTGCTATCATATTCATATTGTTTGTTTTATCGACAATTGTAGCATGTGCATATTCGGTGACGAAGAATAAACAACATCTTTTATTGTGCGATCTTTTTAAAGAACGATTTGGATACGTACCCGCAGGTATAATCCTTGCACAAGCAGGGGGGATATTCTTAGCTTTTCAAAAAGATATGTACTTCATCTTCCCATTTGCTTTTAAAAAGGGAAGTTTTCCTGTGAGGAATATGAACCCCGAACATTATGATTTCATCAAAAATTTACCTGGCGAGGAAGTATCGTGGCTAAAAATTAAGTTCACTTTATTCTTAATAATGATTGTTCTGTTTTGTACAACCATCATAACATCTTACTTATTACTCTAAGTCTTTTTTATAAAGCCGCTAAAGCGGCTTTTCTTGTACGTGAATACAAAGCGATTAGGTTACTGGTTTTTAGAGCACAAAATAATCAAATCTCAGTCCTCCCGATTTTGGCAAAAAACCTTAAGTAATCTTTTAATCAGGAAAAAGTACAGTTTGTTTTTTTCCACCTGATTTAAAATCTCGTTCACCTGATCAGCTTCTACCCCGCCGACAAAATGCCGTGTAATCAGATCTCAGTACTGAACTTTCCACTAACCCTGTATTGACTGAAAAATGATCGATCAAGAATCTCATTTAGGTAGAGCGTAAAGAGATGTAAATCTGCCAGAGGTCACATTTTGGCATAAAAACAGACCGGACAGCGGGGTGCTGCCCGGTACGCGAGGTTATTTCACGGGAGATAAGCTGGCGCTTCCCACCGTCCGTCGTGTGGCATCGCCTCCCCACACCTGGTCATACTCATAACCCGTCAACTGCTTGATTATCAGGCGGGTTCTGGCGTCGCAGTCGCGGTAATCTCCGCCCAATTTCCGGCGGGCAATCTCCTTGAGCAGCAGCTTATGCGTCTCGCGGGTGAGCTTAAATTTGTAGGTGGTAAAGAAGCTCACCGCCAGAAGGGCTGCCGTTGCGAAGATCATCAGGCCGATAATTGCCTCCAGCGCGCTTTCTGGCTGTGCGCCGCTGCCCTTCACGAAGCCGGACTCCTGCAGCACAAGGCCAATAATCATGATGGCAATTGCCACGGTGCTTTTGCGGGTCAGAACCATCACGCCGGCAAAAATCCCTTCGCGGCGCTGCTGCGTCACCATCTCGTCGATATCCGGAATAAAGCTGTAGATGTTCCACGGAATATAGTAGAGGCCAGAGCGGGAAGCGCCCAGCAGGATAAAGACCGCCGAGAACAGCAGCGTCGGCACCTGCGTTTTGGTGAGGTAGACCGTAAACAGGAATACCAGCACGCAGAAGATACAGCCGTAGGAGAGGCGCAGAGCGGCTGAAGGGGTAACATTCAGCCGGTTCAGCAGTAGCATAAACCCGTACGTGCCGGGTACCGAGGCGAAGGCCGCAATGCTCAACCAGCCGGATACCGCAGCCGCATCCTGGCTCAGACAGTACACGACGTAATAAGTAAACACCGAACCGAATACGTCCATCGCCGTAAACGAAAAGATATAAATAATAATATGCAGGCGGAACGCGCGAATGCGGAATGAGGAAAAGAGATCCAGTACCAGATATTTCAGGTGATTAAGTATTCCGCTGCTGCGCTGGTTATCCACCTTAAAATCGGATTCCTGCTGCACATCTTTGGCTTCCCAGGTGGTGTACCAGGTAATAAATACCGCGATGCAAAATACGCAGGAAAATATCAGCCCGGTGAGGGTATAGGTAAACGGATTATCTTTCCCCGTGAACTGCATGATCACGCCCGGGACGGAAACCGCAAGGAAACCACCCAGTTGGGAGCAGATCATACGCACGCCGGAGAGGCGGCTACGCTCTTCATAGCGGTTTGTCATTTCCGCCGCCAGCGTCTCCCAGGGCACCAGCACCATCGCCGACAGCAATTCGATCGAGAGATAGGTTCCCAGGTAATACCAGTAGCCCATATCCGTCAGCCACAGCAGGGCATACAAAAACATTAATGGGGAGCTGAGTAATAAAAAGAAGCGGCGACGGCCAAATTTACGGCCGAGCCAGGTATTGCCGAAATTATCGGTGATATAGCCCATAATCGGGCTTAAGAGTGCATCAATGACGCGGGCAATCGCGAATATCGAACCCGCTTCAATAACCGAGAGTCCGCAATAGGTGGTGTAAAAAAATAGCAGCCAGGTGCCGATAATGGCGAAAGCGCCTCCGCCAAACAGATCGGTTACGCCGTAGCCAAGCGCTACGCCATAACCAACTCTACGTTCAGTTGGTTTGACCATAATAATATCCAGTGTAGGGTAATGATTAACCTGTTTTCAGGTCGTATTTTTATTTACTGCTGGACGACACATTACGTTCTAATTATTGATATCTATCCATTGTCTCAATTGAGATGAGCGATAAAGGGCCTCCACAAGCGCGAGTGATTTTCCGGCAGAATGGATATCGGTGTAGTCCGTTTCTCCCGAGTGATTAATGGCGTGATAAAAACGGCGGATCGCCTGCTGATGTCCCAGCCCCCAGTAGCTTTTGACCGAGCCGTCAGGGGAGTCATCGCTCACCAGCCTGCGACGCTCGCCGGGGGTGATGCGCCAGAGCACGTTGTCATTCAATAACAG is a genomic window containing:
- a CDS encoding MFS transporter; its protein translation is MVKPTERRVGYGVALGYGVTDLFGGGAFAIIGTWLLFFYTTYCGLSVIEAGSIFAIARVIDALLSPIMGYITDNFGNTWLGRKFGRRRFFLLLSSPLMFLYALLWLTDMGYWYYLGTYLSIELLSAMVLVPWETLAAEMTNRYEERSRLSGVRMICSQLGGFLAVSVPGVIMQFTGKDNPFTYTLTGLIFSCVFCIAVFITWYTTWEAKDVQQESDFKVDNQRSSGILNHLKYLVLDLFSSFRIRAFRLHIIIYIFSFTAMDVFGSVFTYYVVYCLSQDAAAVSGWLSIAAFASVPGTYGFMLLLNRLNVTPSAALRLSYGCIFCVLVFLFTVYLTKTQVPTLLFSAVFILLGASRSGLYYIPWNIYSFIPDIDEMVTQQRREGIFAGVMVLTRKSTVAIAIMIIGLVLQESGFVKGSGAQPESALEAIIGLMIFATAALLAVSFFTTYKFKLTRETHKLLLKEIARRKLGGDYRDCDARTRLIIKQLTGYEYDQVWGGDATRRTVGSASLSPVK
- a CDS encoding PAAR domain-containing protein gives rise to the protein MATGHFLRIGDKTTCGGSILSGSPNHSFGGIATARNGDSVSCGKDGKVYHIAGGIPTYSIHGVAAAGTLHSRSTCPCNASFISSFPNASYWVEEKKAVKAIPVVTAAPLAVPVPTKAEEPVQHAQTAKKPHKEETKREPVDAGFCVLPYGAETGAYESYLFESEPPAGTRELYRSLNGEGKEYKAGSILLVVDPEKQDSDQIAHMQVAKQRIDTALEPLTHKEANFLHDHYATIANFSNIADKGIGLAAEPVGKYFENIEKILKEIQETYKNTYMTRGALIGEQFYVRRAQLFKELDHVLKVGFLNKGMKLGEYNNLKSALGLSTKSITHKWNETGISDIDGYATHIERAAKYVAAMRYVGYVGIGFSALHSINEINEACSVGRESECTKKKYTEIGSFVGGLAGSYAGGATGVGLCSVILGALIIEVAGAGALACGVILGTGGGYVGGEYLSDKGEEYGEIIYNTVGK